AATACAGTGTCGTGCACAGCATGTAGCATGCCATACTGTAATTTATACGCACTATACTGCATACTATCTATAGTACACTCTAATACAGTGTCGTGCACAGCATGTAGCATGCCATACTGTAATTTATACACAGTATACTGCATACTATCTATAGTAACTAAACGTTACAGCATGTACTGCATACGTATTATTAGTCATACTGAATTATAGATACTTATGCACTATGCTTAGTGCAAGCATGTATGCCATACTGTAATTTATACGCAGTATACTGCATACTATCTATAGTACACTATAATATAGTGTAGTGCACAGCATGTAGCATGCCATACTGTAATTTATACGCAGTATACTGCATACTATCTATAGTACACTATAATACAGTGTAGTGCACAGCATGTAGCATGCCATACTGTAATTTATACGCAGTATACTGCATACTATCTATAGTACACTATAATACAGTGTAGTGCACAGCATGTAGCATGCCATACTGTAATTTATACGCAGTATACTGCATACTATCTATAGTGCACTATAATATAGTGTAGTGCACAGCATGTAGCATGCCATACTTATATATATTAGTATACTGCATACTATCTATAGGTTACACTATAATTAAGTGTAGTGCACAGCATGTAGCATGCCATACTGTAAATAATACTCAGTATACTGCATACTCTCTATAGTACACTATAATATAGTGTAGTGCACAGCATGTAGCATGCCATACTGTAATATACACAGTATACTGCATACTATCTATAGTACACTATAATACAGTGTAGTGCACAGCATGTAGCATGCCATACTGTAATATACACAGTATACTGGATACTATCTATAGTACACTATAATACAGTGTAGTGCACAGCATGTAGCATGCCATACTGTAATATACACAGTATACTGGATACTATCTATAGTACACTATAATACAGTGTAGTGCACAGCATGTAGCATGCCATACTGTAATTTATACACAGTATACTGCATACTATCTATAGTACACTGTAATACAGTGTAGTGCACAGCATGTAGCATGCCATACTGTAATATACACAGTATACTGGATACTATCTATAGTACACTGTAATATAGTGTAGTGCACAGCATGTAGCATGCCATACTGTAATATACACAGTATACTGGATACTATCTATAGTACACTTAATATAGTGTAGTGCACAGCTATGTAGCATGCATACTGTATCATACAGTATCTGATACTATCTACTGTACATACAGTATACTGCATACTATCTATAGTACACTATAATACAGTGTAGTGGACAGCATGTAGCATGCCATACTGTGATTTATACGCAGTATACTGCATACTATCTATAGTACATACAGTATACTGCATACTATCTATAGTACACTATAATACAGTGTAGTGCACAGCATGTAGCATGCCATACTGTGATTTATACGCAGTATACTGCATACTATCTATAGTACACTACAGTATACTGCATACTATCTATAGTACACTATAATACAGTGTAGTGCACAGCATGTAGCATGCCATACTGTGATTTATACGCAGTATACTGCATACTATCTATAGTACACTACAGTATACTGCATACTATCTATAGTACACTATAATACAGTGTATGCACACATGTACATGCCATACTGTGATTTATACGCAGTATACTGCATACTATATAGTACATACAGTATACTGCATACTATCTATAGTACACTATAATACAGTGAGTGCACAGCATGTAGCATGCCATACTGTAATTTATACGCAGTATACTGCATACTATCTATTAGTACACTATTAATATATAGTGTAGTGCACAGCATGTAGCATGCCATACTGTAATTTATACGCAGTATACTGCATACTATCTATAGTACACTATAATACAGTGTAGTGCACAGCATGTAGCATGCCATACTGTAATTTATACACAGTATACTGCATACTATCTATAGTACACTCTAATATAGTGTCGTGCACAGCATGTAGCATGCCATACTGTAATTTATACGCAGTATACTGCATACTATCTATAGTACACTACAGTATACTGCATACTATCTATAGTACACTATAATATAGTGTAGTGCACAGCATGTAGCATGCCATACTGTAATTTATACGCAGTATACTGCATACTATCTATAGGGTACTATAATATAGTGTAGTGCACAGCATGTAGCATGCCATACTGTAATTTATACACAGTATACTGCATACTATCTATAGTACACTATAATATAGTGTAGTGCACAGCATGTAGCATGCCATACTGTAATATATCTAGTATACTGCATACTCTCTATAGTACACTATAATATAGTGTAGTGCACAGCATGTAGCATGCCATACTGTAATATATCTAGTATACTGCATACTCTCTATAGTACACTATAATACAGTGTAGTGCACAGCATGTAGCATGCCATACTGTAATATATCTAGTATACTGATACTCTTATAGTACACTATAATACAGTGTAGTGCACAGCATGTAGCATGCCATACTGTAATTTATACGCAGTATACTGCATACTATCTATAGTACACTATAATATAGTGTAGTGCACAGCATGTAGCATGCCATACTGTAATATATCTAGTATACTGCATACTATCTATAGTGTACTATAATATAGTGTAGTGCGCAGCGTGTAGCATGCCATACTGTAATATATCTAGTATACTGCATACTATCTATAGTGTACTATAATATAGTGTAGTGCGCAGCGTGTAGCATGCCTATGTATACACAGTATACTGGATACTATCTATAGTACACTATAATACAGTGTAGTGCACAGCATGTAGCATGCCATACTCTAATATACACAGTATACTGGATACTATCTATAGTACACTATAATACAGTGTAGTGCACAGCATGTAGCATGCCATACTCTAATATACACAGTATACTGGATACTATCTATAGTACACTATAATACAGTGTAGTGCGCAGCATGTAGCATGCCATACTGTAATATACACAGTATACTGCATACTATCTATAGTACACTATAATACAGTGTAGTGCGCAGCATGTAGCATGCCATACTGTAATATACACAGTATACTGCATACTATCTATAGTACACTACAGTATACTGCATACTATCTATAGTACACTATAATACAGTGTAGTGCACAGCATGTAGCATGCCATACTGTAATTTATACGCAGTATACTGCATACTATCTATAGTACACTACAGTATACTGCATACTATCTATAGTACACTATAATACAGTGTAGTGCACAGCATGTAGCATGCCATACTGTAATTTATTATACTGCAACTTAGTATACGTATGGATACTATCTATAGTACACTATAATACAGTGTAGTGCACAGCATGTAGCATGCCATACTGTAATTTATACACAGTATACTGCATACTATCTATAGTACAGTGCAGTATACTGCATACTATCTATAGTACACTATAATACAGTGTAGTGCACAGCATGTAGCATGCCATACTGTAATTTATACGCTACTACTAGTCTATACGTCGTGCCATTAGCTGATCTGTTATAGATTACATAACTATAGTACACTAATACAGTGTCGTGCACAGCATGTAGCATGACATACTGTAATTTATACGCACTATACTGCATACTATCTATAGTACACTACAGTATACTGCATACTATCTATAGTACACTATAATACAGTGTAGTGCACAGCATGTAGCATGCCATACTGTAATTTATACACAGTATACTGCATACTATCTATAGTACACTATAATACAGTGTAGTGCACAGCATGTAGCATGCCATACTGTAatttaatatagtatataataaattacataatatataaatatatataaatgtgcTATATATAAATGTGCTGTATAACTATAGCACATTTACTACCTagttataataatataaatataaaaatacatagatTATGTAATATATAGTATACTATATTAAGTTGTATACTAAATATGtcttatatatttaattattatacACATATGTACATATGTGTACATGATATGTACATATGTGTACATGATATGTACATATGTGTACATGATATGTATTTAATGTCTATTGCATATGTTGtatgtattatataatatttattctatataatatataaatatctattaTATATGTCTAGTGTATAAAAAGATAGATAAACACAGGTTATATAATAAATACTAAACTATGCTAGAGAatacagaatgctaaaaaggtaatcatgaaaactcctgactctctccagtcctgacacagcctggcactgattggccattGAGTTAAAACAACTCACAGTaaaaaccaatgaaacaatcttCAAAcgcattccaaagcagcaaaacacaggagaagcaatcagataattgtttttgctctgaggcttctcagcctcccaggaggaaaatcctggcCCAGGGATTTTTCAGCAATGCCCGTGTCAGTGCCCGCTCACTGAGTGAGCCCTTGCAGGTACGGCGAGAGGAGCCGGCCCTTCACCGTGGCACACTTTGGTGGGGAGGAGAACCCCGAGCTGCCCCAGCAGATCAGCCTGGCcgtgggcagggcagccctgggctatcactccagcagctcctcggACGAGGAGAGCTtcagcagggagcccagagccatcCCCACCGTCAGCAACCCCAACAGCATCTACCAGGTGAGCTGGGGCTCTGCGGGAGCTCCTCACCCTCAAATCCCTCCTGAGGGGCTCTGGCAGGCGGGGTcagctcttctcccagggacaggatgggagcaagcagccctgagctgctccagggatggTTCAGGTGCGATTTCATCCCTGGAAGGTGGGGTcagctcttctcccagggacaggatgggagcaagcagccctgagctgccccagggaaGGTTCAGGTGTGATTTGATCCCTGGAAGGattttccagccctggcaggtggGGTtggctcttctcccagggacaggatgggagcaagcagccctgagctgccccagggaaGTTCAGGTGTGATTTCATCCCTGGAAAGgttttccagccctggcaggtggcGTCACTGTCCCGTAAAAGTTGGTTTTAAGTGTCGCACTTGCCCATGCTTTGTGAAACCAAGTTTAGGAGTTGTGGCCCTATTTCTTTCTAATTAATTCTCATTATACCACTCCACGTGTATTAAGTATTTGAAGAATGGAGTTGTTCCACAGGGTGGTGACCAGTCCTGATGGAGTCACCTCCCTAGAGGAGTTTAAAAgttgtggcacttggggacagggcttagggcacagctgggcttgTCCTTGTCCTTGGAAAGCTTTCCCAGCCTCAGTGGTGCTGTGGGTGGGATGAGCCGTGCATGAACTGTTTGAAGAACTGAATTGTTCCATGGTGACCAGCCCTGATGGAGTCACCGGAGGGGgtttgggcacagctgggtttgTCCTTGGAATGGTTTCCCAGCCTCATCGATGTTCTGGGGTGGGAGGAGGCAGAAGGATGCCCCAGCTTCctcaggaaggagcagggtgggattggggtgtCCTGGCTGCTGTTTCCTTCCCCAGCACGCTTTAACCttgcttttccccatttttgctgCCCAGTTTGGCGACTTCTGCCCGGCTCCCTGGTGGCAGTACCTGCACAGGAAGCCCCACCTGGCCGAGGGCTCCCACCCTGGCCAGCACAGGGGCTACAGGAGCTACAGACCCACGGCGGCCTTCGCTGGCCCTCGGGTGGACAGGTACCACTGGATCAACACCAAGAGGTAGAGCCAGGGCTCCTCGGCGCCTTTGGAGCCCGGATTTTGTGAGGGGGTGAAGGCTGGCACTGCAAAACCTCATAAAAACCAGCACTTCCTGTCTGATCCCCGGCTCTGACTCTgtatttgggaatatttttgggggattttttttggttttttttccgggattttaaatgtttttaattgatGTTAACACAAGATTGAAGATGTAATGCGAGACTCTGCTTGTGagttaaaaaggaaatgcaTAAATCAATAAATCTGCTGATGTTTTTTTATCAAAGCCAGCTGCTGGTGGTGCCTTGAAGGGTGTTCAGGAGCTTTTTTGGTGGAAACACCAGCTGGTGAAGGAGGACAAAAACACCCCCAAGCTGCTTTGAAAAACACTTTGCTTCCTCCTGGCAGAGGTGTCAGGAGCCAAGACCTAAATATCGCCAGCAGAAGTGTCTGCGGTATTAAATAactcacaaaaatatttaaattttgctgTCCCCCCATGAGTTTTGTAttgttggggggaaaaaaaagacttttgaGTGACTTTGCTCTTCCCTCACTTGTTTTTTATCTACACTGGAGGCTGAGCTGATATTGGGAGATATTGAATATTtcatgttttggggtttggctcTGGAATTTGGGTTCCCCAGGTTGAAGAGTGGGAATGGCCTGGACAGGGCATTCCTGGGTGGCACCACAGAGCTGAGTAAGGCGACTTCAGAAGTTGCTTCAATGgtggaaaatattaatttgtcGCACTTTAAGTATAATTAAACAGCTATAATTAACCCAAGTAACCATATCTGCAGTTTGTGCTGTGTCATAAAATCAGAAAACTGCAGCCCTCAGCTGCAGGGGCCTCAGAACACCTCGTGGAGTGATGCATTGGttgaaagaataatttatttcacacCAGGAATTGAGTGGTTCTAttttctgctcctgttcctggAAACTCTGAGCCGGGGCTTTTGCAGCAATATTTCTTCTCCGCACTTGGATGCGGCCAGAAATGTCATTTCCTGCAGCCAAAATCCTGTCACTTCAatccctgcactgctctgcctcctgatTTAGTGAGcctttgggatggaggggagaaACACACTGGAGTTACAGCAGAAATGGAGATTTCCTTTGGGTTGGACACACTGGAGTTACAGCAGAAATGGAGATTTCCTTTGGGTTGGACACATTGGAGTTAAGGCAGAAATGGAGATTTCCTTTGGGTTGGACACATTGGAATTAAAGCAGAAATGGAGATTTCCTTTGGGTTGGACACATTGGAATTAAAGCAGAAATGGAGATTTCCTTTGGGTTGGACACATTGGAATTAAAGCAAAAATGGAGATTTCCTTTGGGTTGCACACATTGGAATTAAAGCAggaacagagattttttttttgggttggacACACTGGAGTTAAGGCAGAAATAGAGATTTCCTTTGGGTTGGACACACTGGAATTAAAGCAGGAATGgagattttgtttgggttggacACACTGGAGTTAAGGCAGAAATGGAGATTTCCTTTGGGTTGcagtgttgggaaggatgaaagtttgacaagaaagtctcacagatttTTGTGCTTGgcagatttttgaatgtagaatgtgcagaaggaatagaaataaaagcaagttttgatatagaagaaaagaattgctgag
The genomic region above belongs to Zonotrichia leucophrys gambelii isolate GWCS_2022_RI chromosome 24, RI_Zleu_2.0, whole genome shotgun sequence and contains:
- the BTG4 gene encoding protein BTG4, whose amino-acid sequence is MKDEIAATVFFITKLVKREDRLSKHKMEKFAAKLTTLLFEKYKDHWYLDNPSRGQAFRCIRINRQRAREPLLEQACAQSDVAFELLGLPEEMTLWVDPFQVCCRYGERSRPFTVAHFGGEENPELPQQISLAVGRAALGYHSSSSSDEESFSREPRAIPTVSNPNSIYQFGDFCPAPWWQYLHRKPHLAEGSHPGQHRGYRSYRPTAAFAGPRVDRYHWINTKR